A single region of the Arthrobacter sp. PAMC25564 genome encodes:
- a CDS encoding GAF domain-containing protein codes for MDHGLKFSDPAKYSRVLRRAHELVISGVPRPEIPEMLADSWRRSMALGISPDQHSPRHLHEASEVLELRREHRLQQVMPALSELLADDSGDGRHLLVLADANGEILWRVGSPQVLRQADQLEFSEGADWSEAGIGTNAISEVLVTGQPVQLFSAEHLVRTHHEWACTAAPITDTTTGQLLGVLDVSGPLESLTADTLRMVRCAVSMAEVLLTRPNAGGLLHAGSAGRPARRPTQRQVQRPVERPATAVESLELLGEQPTAVFRDGTRMPLTLRRAEILALLDSRARGWTADELAYELHGDAGIAASIRTEMFRVRSMLGDTVASHPYRFSAGLADHSDAGRVLRLLREGRVSDALEAYRAPLLSRSGTLAVQLLRDRLDLALGAAVRSSLDAGLIIRWLSTDMGSADMSAIEALGSLIGRGDPRYLSFRAGVAAAD; via the coding sequence ATGGACCATGGCCTGAAATTTTCGGACCCGGCGAAATATTCGCGGGTGCTGCGCCGCGCCCACGAACTTGTGATCTCCGGCGTTCCGCGGCCCGAGATCCCGGAGATGCTGGCTGACTCTTGGCGCCGATCGATGGCGTTGGGGATCAGCCCAGATCAGCACAGCCCCCGCCATCTGCATGAGGCGTCCGAGGTGCTGGAGCTGCGACGGGAACACCGGCTGCAGCAGGTGATGCCCGCGCTCAGCGAGTTGCTGGCCGATGATTCCGGCGACGGACGGCATCTGCTGGTGCTGGCCGACGCCAACGGGGAAATCCTGTGGCGGGTGGGCAGCCCGCAGGTGCTGCGGCAAGCGGACCAGCTTGAGTTCTCCGAAGGCGCGGACTGGTCGGAGGCCGGAATCGGCACCAACGCCATCAGCGAGGTTCTGGTCACCGGCCAGCCGGTGCAGCTGTTTTCCGCCGAGCATCTGGTCCGCACCCACCACGAGTGGGCCTGCACGGCGGCGCCCATCACCGATACGACCACCGGCCAACTGCTGGGCGTGCTGGATGTCTCGGGGCCGCTGGAGTCCCTCACGGCAGACACGCTTCGCATGGTACGGTGCGCGGTCAGCATGGCCGAGGTCCTGCTGACCAGGCCCAACGCGGGAGGTTTACTTCATGCAGGTTCTGCTGGCCGCCCGGCCCGGCGGCCCACCCAGCGGCAGGTACAACGCCCGGTTGAACGGCCGGCGACAGCAGTCGAGTCGCTGGAACTGCTCGGTGAGCAGCCGACGGCGGTATTTCGGGACGGAACCCGTATGCCTCTGACACTGCGGCGTGCGGAAATCCTGGCCCTGCTGGATTCGCGCGCCCGGGGCTGGACTGCGGACGAGCTGGCGTACGAGCTCCACGGTGATGCGGGCATCGCAGCCTCCATCCGTACCGAGATGTTCAGGGTCCGCTCCATGCTGGGCGATACTGTGGCGTCACATCCTTACCGGTTCAGTGCAGGCCTCGCCGACCATTCGGATGCCGGTCGCGTGCTGCGGCTGCTGCGTGAGGGCAGGGTGTCTGACGCGCTTGAGGCCTACCGGGCTCCCCTACTTAGCCGCTCCGGAACCCTGGCCGTGCAGCTCCTTCGGGACCGGCTGGACCTGGCGTTGGGAGCGGCCGTACGTTCCAGCCTCGACGCCGGGCTCATCATCCGATGGCTGTCCACGGATATGGGTTCCGCGGATATGTCGGCGATAGAGGCGCTGGGCAGTCTGATTGGACGAGGCGATCCCCGGTACTTGTCGTTTAGGGCAGGAGTGGCAGCTGCGGATTAG
- a CDS encoding HNH endonuclease signature motif containing protein codes for MVELKRIYWSRRSLRLAYSAVIVWLSASVVLALMPNANVSARLGTSSVADIFRGIFDDVLAAVALLGLFIVGLTVAAVIIRARDVRRRDPVRRFTRQQRREGMARAGGQCEMEAGFRRRCSRPAEHGDHFYPWSKGGSTSLQNFVAACARCNRAKSARIPSPGQQERLERRRRDYVVSDSAVSVGERQRLR; via the coding sequence ATGGTGGAACTGAAACGCATCTACTGGAGCCGCCGGTCTCTGCGTCTGGCATACTCGGCGGTAATTGTCTGGTTGAGCGCCTCCGTTGTCCTGGCGCTCATGCCGAACGCGAACGTCAGCGCCCGTCTAGGCACCTCGTCCGTCGCCGACATTTTTCGCGGCATCTTCGACGATGTACTGGCGGCGGTCGCGCTGCTTGGCCTGTTCATCGTTGGCTTGACAGTCGCGGCGGTCATCATCCGCGCCCGGGACGTCAGGCGCCGGGACCCGGTCCGACGGTTCACGCGGCAGCAGCGCCGTGAGGGCATGGCAAGGGCTGGTGGACAGTGTGAGATGGAGGCGGGTTTCCGACGCCGTTGTTCGCGGCCCGCTGAACACGGGGACCATTTCTATCCATGGTCCAAGGGCGGATCCACCAGCCTGCAGAATTTTGTCGCCGCCTGCGCCCGATGCAATCGAGCGAAAAGCGCCAGGATTCCCTCTCCGGGCCAGCAGGAAAGGCTGGAAAGACGACGCCGGGACTACGTTGTGTCCGACAGCGCCGTCAGCGTCGGCGAACGGCAGCGGCTCCGCTAG
- a CDS encoding DUF3427 domain-containing protein: MPEGLYELLNTDALSAQLLATPGLDSRFMPVEDEDTPGILSRHVADAVRQALAAAKPAERVGLANRLLQELNTTDRIAAGPTQLQSLHRPDTLKRRSLRRPTTKLSDSALLTNSKDDPNLAAELRTEIESANTVDLLCAFVRWTGLRLLQPALEQLKERGARLRVITTTYMGATERRAIDELVTRYGADVKISYETQATRLHAKAWLFRRDSGFDTAYVGSSNLSQAALLDGLEWNVRLSSVGTPTLLQKFEVTFDSYWEQRAFQSYDPERDGDKLDAALERNGGRRTAAPDAATGLEVQPFLHQEEMLEDLEAERLKGFNHNLVVAATGTGKTVIAALDYKRLCEAEGKDLKLLFVAHRQEILKQAMRTYRDVMQDGAFGELYVGEHKPRQWKHIFASVQSLSSLGIEQLEPDFFDVVVIDEFHHAMAPTYRRLLDHLQPQQLLGLTATPERGDGVDVAKQFFDGRTASELRLWDALDADLLVPFHYFGVSDDVDLSQLEWKRGNYDTAQLNNLYTGNDARAAKVIRELRDKVTSTEQMRAIGFCVSVQHAHYMAEVFNRAGIASIAVDGSTADADRAAALKRLAEREINCIFAVDLFNEGLDLPQVDTILLLRPTQSATIFLQQLGRGLRRAEGKAVLTVMDFIGQQRREFRFDLRYRALTGYGRKELEKAVEDEFPYLPSGSQIVLDRVAQKVVLDNIKAQLRFNRAQLVRDIASYAETELEAYLERSGNDVKSIYRSTRDSWTGYLRQAGLIDGFSPLEAVISGKIQELSDADEKKLLGRMAALIHVDDPERAETYSMLVGADAPRYAELGMREQTFARMLFYTLWDDGGGFQSYDAGLDYLRGYQFVCSEIRQLVKLGVAASKHAAKGLGAGLQHVPLLSHATYRREEILAALQYGSLELGKNVQHREGVAWCPATSTDAFFVTLNKDDKKHSATTMYKDYAISPELFHWESQNATSPGSPTGKRYLGRAAHGSKILIFTRDTSEDETGLTVPYTCLGQVDYVQHAGERPIAITWKLHRPMPADVFATAAAVAQ, encoded by the coding sequence CTGCCGGAGGGATTATACGAGCTACTAAACACCGACGCGCTCTCGGCGCAGTTGCTGGCAACGCCGGGACTTGATTCCCGCTTCATGCCGGTAGAAGACGAAGATACCCCGGGCATCCTCTCCCGCCACGTCGCCGACGCCGTCCGGCAGGCCCTCGCCGCGGCGAAACCGGCAGAGAGAGTCGGCCTGGCCAACCGCCTCCTCCAGGAACTGAACACCACAGACCGCATCGCCGCTGGTCCCACCCAACTCCAGTCCCTGCACCGCCCGGACACCCTCAAACGCCGCAGCCTACGCCGCCCCACCACGAAGCTGAGTGATTCCGCCCTGCTCACCAACAGCAAGGACGATCCAAACCTCGCCGCCGAGCTAAGAACCGAGATCGAGTCCGCCAACACGGTGGACCTGCTCTGCGCCTTCGTCCGGTGGACGGGCCTCAGGCTCCTCCAGCCCGCGCTCGAGCAGCTCAAGGAACGCGGTGCCCGCCTAAGAGTCATCACCACCACCTACATGGGCGCTACGGAACGCCGCGCCATCGACGAGCTCGTCACGCGCTATGGCGCCGATGTAAAGATCAGCTACGAAACCCAGGCCACCCGGCTGCATGCCAAGGCCTGGCTGTTCCGCCGGGACTCGGGCTTCGACACCGCCTACGTCGGCAGCTCTAACCTCAGCCAGGCCGCCCTCCTGGACGGTCTCGAATGGAACGTCCGGCTCAGCTCAGTCGGAACGCCCACACTATTGCAGAAGTTCGAGGTCACCTTCGACAGCTACTGGGAGCAGCGCGCCTTCCAAAGCTACGATCCGGAACGGGACGGCGACAAGCTGGACGCCGCACTGGAACGCAACGGCGGCCGGCGCACCGCAGCCCCGGACGCCGCCACCGGTCTCGAAGTCCAGCCCTTCCTGCACCAGGAGGAGATGCTCGAAGACCTGGAAGCCGAGCGACTCAAGGGGTTCAACCACAACCTCGTCGTCGCAGCCACCGGCACCGGGAAGACAGTCATCGCCGCGCTGGACTACAAGCGGCTCTGTGAAGCGGAGGGCAAAGACCTGAAGCTGCTCTTCGTCGCCCACCGTCAGGAAATCCTCAAACAGGCCATGCGCACCTACCGTGACGTCATGCAGGACGGCGCCTTCGGCGAGCTCTACGTCGGGGAGCACAAACCCCGGCAGTGGAAGCACATCTTCGCCTCCGTCCAGTCGCTGTCATCCCTCGGCATCGAACAGCTGGAGCCGGACTTCTTCGACGTAGTCGTCATCGATGAATTCCACCACGCCATGGCGCCCACCTACCGCCGTCTGCTGGACCACCTGCAGCCGCAGCAGCTCCTTGGGCTGACCGCGACGCCGGAACGCGGCGACGGCGTCGACGTCGCCAAGCAGTTCTTCGACGGCCGCACCGCCAGCGAACTTCGCCTCTGGGACGCCCTGGACGCCGATCTGCTGGTGCCGTTCCACTACTTCGGCGTCTCGGACGACGTCGACCTGAGCCAGCTGGAATGGAAGCGCGGCAACTACGACACCGCGCAGCTGAACAACCTCTACACCGGCAACGACGCCCGCGCCGCCAAGGTGATCCGCGAACTCCGCGACAAGGTCACCAGCACCGAGCAGATGCGGGCCATCGGCTTCTGCGTCTCGGTCCAGCACGCCCACTACATGGCCGAGGTGTTCAACCGCGCCGGCATCGCCTCCATCGCGGTCGATGGCAGCACCGCCGACGCCGACCGCGCGGCCGCGCTGAAGCGTCTCGCCGAACGCGAGATCAACTGCATCTTCGCCGTCGACCTCTTCAACGAAGGCCTGGACCTGCCGCAGGTGGACACCATCCTGCTGCTCCGGCCCACGCAGAGCGCCACGATCTTCCTCCAACAACTGGGACGCGGGCTGCGCCGCGCCGAGGGCAAAGCGGTCCTGACCGTCATGGACTTCATCGGCCAGCAGCGCCGCGAGTTCCGCTTCGACCTGCGCTACCGGGCACTGACCGGCTACGGGCGCAAGGAGCTGGAGAAGGCGGTGGAGGATGAGTTCCCGTATCTGCCGTCCGGCTCTCAGATCGTGCTGGACCGGGTTGCGCAGAAGGTGGTGCTGGACAACATCAAGGCCCAGCTGCGGTTCAACCGGGCCCAGCTGGTCCGGGACATCGCCTCGTACGCGGAGACGGAGCTAGAGGCCTACCTGGAGCGGTCCGGAAACGACGTGAAGTCGATTTACCGGTCGACCAGGGATTCGTGGACCGGATACCTCCGCCAGGCGGGCCTGATCGACGGGTTCTCGCCGCTGGAGGCAGTCATCAGCGGGAAGATCCAGGAGCTCTCGGACGCCGACGAGAAGAAGCTCCTCGGTCGGATGGCCGCGCTGATCCACGTGGACGATCCGGAGCGCGCCGAAACCTACTCGATGCTGGTCGGCGCCGACGCGCCCCGCTACGCGGAGCTTGGAATGCGGGAACAGACGTTTGCCAGGATGCTGTTCTACACGCTGTGGGACGACGGCGGCGGTTTCCAGTCATACGACGCCGGACTGGACTATCTGCGCGGCTACCAGTTTGTCTGTAGCGAGATCCGCCAGCTCGTGAAGCTCGGCGTGGCCGCGTCCAAGCATGCCGCCAAGGGTTTGGGGGCGGGGCTGCAGCACGTCCCGCTGCTCTCGCACGCCACCTACCGCCGAGAGGAGATCCTGGCTGCCTTGCAGTACGGGTCGCTGGAGCTCGGCAAGAACGTGCAGCACCGCGAGGGCGTGGCGTGGTGCCCGGCGACGTCCACCGATGCCTTCTTCGTCACGCTCAACAAGGACGACAAGAAACACTCGGCCACGACCATGTACAAGGACTACGCCATCAGCCCGGAGCTGTTTCACTGGGAATCGCAGAACGCGACCTCACCCGGAAGCCCGACGGGCAAGCGCTACCTGGGCCGGGCTGCCCACGGTTCGAAGATCCTGATCTTCACACGGGATACTTCAGAGGATGAGACCGGGCTGACCGTTCCCTACACGTGCCTCGGTCAGGTGGACTATGTGCAGCATGCGGGGGAGAGGCCGATCGCAATTACTTGGAAGCTGCACCGGCCGATGCCTGCTGATGTCTTCGCGACAGCGGCTGCCGTGGCGCAATAA
- a CDS encoding DEAD/DEAH box helicase, whose translation MVIRALDRSGDFTNEMPLLLSLARDQGLFPYIENLDTNYLPLPDLIALEMHRPDDMGKVVFHRVQAEVYRKLLSGENVLLSAPTSFGKTLVMDAIIATRRHDNIVIIVPTLALIDEIRRRLSVQFPDYKVITHPGQSNASRNLFVLTQERYLAMEEMPDVGFFFLDEFYKLNEDSERGALLNQALYRLMKTDAQFYFAAPNIGQLSEHLPTNLRTSLIITDYATVAADTIRVEATNDGERRARLKEILEEVDGPTLIYCQSPPRAGEVARWLREDAPEGGYAEGMPDAAAWVGEHFSERWTLPESLRLGVGIHHGKLPRWLGPLMVKGFDEGALKVLVCTSSLIEGVNTRAKNVIILDKNVSTKKYDWFTFANIRGRGGRMLKHFVGKVFLFNEPPPFELPDIDMPGLSQSAAASESLLLSIEEEDRTEETNERLREVTEQTYLSQETLRLNQGVNPHGQIQLAKQLKTAQRSAFRDILWETAAPSYPQLLAVFSLFWKTMPPRGVSSHGARSPEHLAMLCSKMAAAHGDIREVIANFTSRAETDKDHDKLVEDAFDFVRFWIDHNLPVFIRAVDRIAKEVLEQRGITPGNFAPYAARVEAGFQTPLFLTAEEYGIPSQVLKKLQRRLSSVQNLDQLMLGLKVLSGRNLPELTAFERRLLDDALASMATPAA comes from the coding sequence TTGGTAATCCGTGCTCTCGACAGGTCCGGGGATTTCACCAACGAGATGCCCCTCCTGCTTTCCCTCGCCCGGGATCAGGGACTTTTCCCTTACATCGAAAACCTGGACACCAATTACTTGCCTCTGCCAGACCTCATTGCTTTGGAGATGCACCGGCCCGACGACATGGGTAAAGTCGTCTTCCACCGTGTGCAGGCTGAGGTCTACCGCAAACTCTTGAGCGGGGAGAATGTCCTCCTATCGGCTCCAACGAGTTTCGGGAAGACACTGGTGATGGATGCCATCATTGCCACCCGCCGGCATGACAATATCGTCATCATCGTGCCAACGCTTGCCCTCATTGATGAGATACGCCGACGCCTCAGCGTCCAGTTCCCTGACTACAAGGTGATCACCCACCCAGGGCAGTCAAATGCGTCCCGGAACCTGTTTGTTCTCACGCAGGAACGCTACCTCGCCATGGAGGAGATGCCTGATGTTGGATTCTTCTTCCTTGATGAGTTCTACAAACTTAACGAGGATTCAGAGCGTGGGGCCCTGCTCAATCAGGCTCTCTACCGGTTGATGAAGACAGATGCACAATTTTATTTCGCCGCGCCTAACATCGGGCAGCTGTCCGAACACCTTCCGACGAACCTCAGGACCTCTCTCATAATCACTGACTACGCAACTGTCGCTGCGGACACCATCAGGGTGGAGGCAACGAATGATGGCGAACGGCGGGCGCGGCTCAAAGAGATTCTGGAAGAAGTCGATGGCCCGACGCTCATCTACTGCCAGTCGCCGCCTCGAGCTGGCGAGGTTGCCCGCTGGTTGCGTGAAGATGCTCCCGAGGGCGGATACGCCGAGGGGATGCCCGATGCCGCTGCCTGGGTTGGCGAGCATTTCAGCGAGAGATGGACACTGCCAGAGTCATTGAGGCTCGGTGTGGGGATCCATCACGGAAAACTTCCAAGGTGGCTCGGCCCGCTCATGGTCAAGGGCTTTGACGAGGGAGCACTGAAGGTGCTCGTCTGCACTTCTTCACTCATCGAGGGGGTGAACACCAGGGCCAAGAACGTCATCATCTTGGACAAGAATGTTTCCACCAAGAAGTACGACTGGTTCACCTTCGCCAACATCCGTGGGCGTGGAGGCAGGATGCTCAAACACTTCGTGGGCAAAGTCTTCCTGTTCAATGAGCCGCCGCCATTCGAACTGCCTGACATCGACATGCCGGGTCTGAGTCAAAGCGCTGCCGCTTCCGAGTCATTGCTGTTGTCCATCGAGGAGGAAGACCGCACTGAGGAGACAAATGAACGGTTGAGGGAAGTCACGGAGCAGACGTACCTCTCGCAGGAGACGTTGCGGCTGAACCAGGGCGTGAATCCCCACGGACAGATTCAACTTGCCAAGCAACTGAAAACGGCGCAGCGTTCCGCGTTCAGGGACATCCTCTGGGAAACAGCCGCCCCGTCCTATCCGCAGTTACTTGCTGTCTTCAGCCTGTTCTGGAAGACAATGCCGCCGCGAGGTGTCTCCTCTCACGGGGCGCGGTCACCCGAGCATCTCGCCATGCTTTGCTCAAAGATGGCGGCCGCCCATGGCGACATCCGTGAGGTCATCGCTAACTTCACCTCCCGTGCGGAAACCGACAAGGACCACGACAAACTTGTTGAGGATGCCTTCGATTTCGTGAGGTTCTGGATTGACCACAACCTTCCGGTGTTCATCAGAGCTGTGGACAGGATCGCCAAGGAAGTTCTGGAGCAGCGGGGAATCACCCCCGGAAACTTCGCCCCGTATGCCGCTCGTGTGGAAGCAGGATTCCAGACGCCCCTATTTCTGACCGCGGAGGAGTATGGCATCCCCTCGCAAGTCTTGAAGAAGCTCCAGCGAAGACTTTCGAGCGTTCAGAATCTCGACCAGTTGATGCTCGGGCTGAAAGTCCTCAGCGGCCGCAATCTTCCTGAACTGACTGCGTTCGAGCGACGTCTCCTCGACGATGCTCTTGCCAGCATGGCGACGCCGGCCGCGTGA
- a CDS encoding DUF1837 domain-containing protein encodes MINWAPDWVLSYEDLQSFGWANAGELMAKAMRRIYTSAEYENRGEIGELLLHIILRKFKNSEKAITRIFFKDAANHAVHGWDCVHVVPKKAKDGSSELELWIGESKLYKDAHGAAGAVFSSLKEHLETDYLHDEFAAISDKLPATWEHTPTLKALFARQTSLDKVFSRVVIPVFISYNSETTGRHAVSSAEYLEEIAVEIRTEWEDFRRRFGNQKFPREVRAQLILLPTSTKRELLESFDGRLKSFQDSTKPSRV; translated from the coding sequence ATGATCAACTGGGCCCCCGATTGGGTTCTGTCATATGAAGATCTGCAGTCCTTTGGATGGGCAAACGCCGGGGAACTCATGGCGAAAGCCATGCGACGCATCTACACCTCTGCCGAGTATGAGAACCGTGGCGAAATCGGGGAACTCCTTCTGCACATCATCCTTCGCAAGTTCAAGAACAGCGAAAAGGCGATTACCCGGATTTTTTTCAAGGATGCCGCAAACCATGCTGTCCATGGCTGGGACTGTGTGCATGTTGTTCCGAAAAAAGCAAAAGATGGCTCCTCCGAGCTCGAACTCTGGATTGGTGAATCGAAACTCTACAAAGATGCCCACGGTGCGGCGGGTGCCGTATTTTCATCACTCAAAGAGCATCTGGAGACGGACTATCTTCATGATGAGTTCGCCGCCATATCCGATAAATTGCCAGCCACATGGGAGCATACACCCACGCTCAAAGCACTCTTCGCCCGACAGACATCGCTCGACAAGGTCTTTTCGAGAGTGGTCATCCCGGTCTTCATCTCGTACAACAGCGAAACTACCGGACGACATGCGGTTTCCTCTGCTGAGTATCTGGAGGAAATTGCCGTCGAAATCCGTACAGAGTGGGAAGACTTTCGACGACGGTTTGGCAACCAGAAGTTTCCTCGGGAGGTCAGGGCACAGCTCATCCTGCTTCCCACCTCGACGAAGAGAGAACTGTTGGAATCGTTTGACGGGAGGCTGAAGTCATTCCAGGACTCAACCAAACCTTCGAGGGTCTAA
- a CDS encoding NUDIX domain-containing protein — MSLLDYPRPSVAADTAVLTVSEGSVCVLLVKRGEPDQHGKWALPGTFLRERETLADAVLRCLREKVGISGREPRQLRVFDDPGRDDRGWVLSVAHVDMVPLADLEQALKSDGVRLASVTGEPELIAGLPYGHAEIVANAVEWLRAAYAEEPDPGELLEEPFTLKDLRGLHEAVAGQTLMRDTFRRFMEPKLKGTGLMSDGTRGRPSRLWVRGREMK; from the coding sequence ATGTCCCTGCTCGACTACCCGCGTCCCTCGGTGGCGGCGGATACGGCGGTGCTGACCGTGTCGGAGGGCAGCGTGTGCGTGCTGCTGGTGAAACGGGGGGAACCGGATCAGCACGGGAAGTGGGCGCTGCCGGGCACGTTTCTGCGTGAACGCGAGACCCTGGCGGACGCGGTGCTGCGCTGCCTGCGGGAGAAAGTTGGCATCTCGGGCAGGGAGCCGCGCCAGCTGCGGGTCTTCGACGATCCGGGCCGCGACGACCGAGGCTGGGTGCTGTCCGTGGCGCACGTGGACATGGTGCCGCTGGCGGATCTGGAGCAGGCGTTGAAGTCCGACGGCGTCCGGCTGGCTTCCGTGACCGGGGAACCGGAGCTGATTGCCGGGCTGCCGTATGGGCACGCGGAGATTGTGGCGAATGCTGTCGAGTGGCTGCGGGCTGCCTACGCGGAGGAACCCGATCCGGGGGAGCTGCTGGAGGAGCCGTTCACCTTGAAGGACCTGCGGGGGCTGCACGAGGCGGTAGCCGGGCAGACGCTGATGCGCGACACATTCCGGCGCTTCATGGAGCCGAAGCTGAAGGGGACCGGGCTGATGTCCGACGGGACGCGGGGGAGGCCGTCAAGGTTGTGGGTGCGGGGGAGGGAGATGAAGTGA
- a CDS encoding DUF6569 family protein, with protein sequence MKVPQLHVGAGSRLGPLSIFPVWTSGSGSLGISTGKHADVAVTELASGAQVARLTVTNNGPHPALLLEGELLEGGQQHRTCARDVVLGPGETRDIDTFCVEAGRWEAGETSHRRQARRAPLNVRSELANGLNGERGGNRQGRIWERVSRFDAARGASATSSLLDHLDQFNKGSRNRFDAADAPAALEGQRGVVIGLGQQPLLLEVFGTHTLFRRHYRQLIESALLDLELLPPQALGSGPMPGQRARDFAARIQALDFGTFDGGPAAVEVRNHGALRSRNVSRAAGTVSAAGIAVELPTRRPQLAHLTGWNTQHPLMEMA encoded by the coding sequence ATGAAAGTTCCACAGCTCCACGTCGGCGCCGGCAGCAGGCTCGGCCCGCTGAGCATCTTCCCCGTCTGGACCTCCGGTTCCGGCAGCCTCGGCATCAGCACCGGCAAGCACGCCGACGTCGCCGTCACCGAGCTCGCCAGCGGCGCCCAAGTCGCCCGACTCACCGTCACCAACAACGGCCCGCACCCGGCCCTGCTGCTGGAAGGCGAGCTGCTCGAAGGCGGACAGCAGCACCGGACCTGCGCCCGCGACGTCGTCCTGGGCCCCGGCGAAACCCGCGACATCGACACCTTCTGCGTCGAGGCCGGCCGCTGGGAAGCCGGGGAAACCAGCCACCGCCGGCAGGCCCGGCGCGCCCCGCTGAACGTCCGGTCCGAACTCGCCAACGGCCTGAACGGCGAGCGCGGGGGCAACCGGCAGGGCCGCATCTGGGAGCGGGTCAGCCGCTTCGACGCAGCCCGCGGCGCCTCGGCGACCAGCTCCCTGCTGGACCACCTGGACCAGTTCAACAAGGGCAGCCGCAACCGCTTCGACGCGGCGGATGCCCCGGCCGCCTTGGAAGGCCAGCGCGGCGTCGTGATCGGCTTGGGCCAGCAGCCGCTGCTCCTGGAGGTCTTCGGCACCCACACGCTCTTCCGCCGCCACTACCGCCAGCTGATCGAGTCCGCGCTGCTGGACCTGGAACTCCTCCCGCCCCAGGCGCTGGGGTCCGGTCCTATGCCGGGCCAGCGGGCCCGCGACTTCGCCGCCCGTATCCAGGCGCTGGACTTCGGAACGTTCGACGGCGGTCCCGCGGCCGTTGAAGTCCGGAACCACGGCGCGCTGCGGAGCCGCAACGTCTCCAGGGCCGCCGGCACGGTGTCCGCCGCCGGCATCGCCGTCGAACTCCCCACCCGCCGTCCCCAGCTGGCCCACCTGACCGGCTGGAACACCCAACACCCCCTGATGGAGATGGCATGA
- a CDS encoding ADP-ribosylglycohydrolase family protein: MKLTPLQNDRAAGVLVALAAGDALGAGYEFGAPMPDGTEVTMKGGGPFGFAPAEWTDDTSMAIPIAQALLEAASDSGSSSPAALTMIVRTWTAWAAEAKDVGAQTSAVIAAARRLASAAGRSKVRAADFSTAAADFHARTGRSAGNGSLMRTAPLALAYLDRDPASLMAEAGVLSALTHADPDAQEACGLWCVAIRAAVLTGRLDVRAGLPLLSAGRSAVWLERIEVAERSRPRDFSNNGWVVEAFQGAWSAIHFAGLSASGPAHLRAALEEAVRGGRDTDTVAAIAGGLLGAAHGYTAVPFEWRRRLHGWPGLRARDLMMLGMELGRGERQDYSRWDRTDALVQHPHDDGVWLGGVGSLARVAELEIDAVVSLCRLGTADAPPVAPEDHATFWIIDSDFDGGNADAAFVLQDAAAAVERFRAEGKTVLLHCVRAESRTPTVAALYGARMAGITPLQALADLRRVLPGANPNALFLELLRNVQTAP, translated from the coding sequence ATGAAACTGACCCCCTTGCAGAATGACCGCGCAGCCGGCGTCCTCGTCGCCCTGGCCGCCGGCGACGCCCTCGGAGCCGGCTACGAGTTCGGCGCGCCGATGCCGGACGGCACCGAAGTGACCATGAAGGGCGGCGGACCGTTCGGGTTCGCACCGGCCGAATGGACCGACGACACCTCTATGGCCATCCCGATCGCCCAGGCCTTGCTGGAGGCGGCGTCCGACTCCGGATCCTCCTCCCCCGCGGCGCTCACCATGATCGTCCGGACCTGGACCGCCTGGGCCGCCGAGGCCAAGGACGTCGGGGCCCAGACCAGCGCCGTCATCGCCGCGGCACGACGGCTGGCATCGGCTGCCGGCCGGAGCAAGGTCCGCGCCGCCGACTTCAGCACCGCGGCCGCGGACTTCCACGCCCGCACCGGCCGCAGCGCCGGCAACGGCTCGCTAATGCGCACGGCCCCGCTGGCGCTGGCCTACCTGGACCGGGACCCGGCCTCCTTGATGGCCGAGGCGGGAGTGCTCAGCGCGCTGACCCACGCCGACCCCGACGCGCAGGAAGCCTGCGGCCTCTGGTGCGTGGCCATCCGGGCGGCCGTGCTGACCGGGCGGCTCGACGTCCGGGCCGGCCTGCCGCTGCTGTCCGCCGGGCGGTCTGCCGTGTGGCTGGAGCGGATCGAGGTTGCCGAGCGGTCCCGGCCGCGGGACTTCAGCAATAACGGCTGGGTGGTCGAGGCGTTCCAGGGCGCCTGGAGCGCGATCCACTTTGCGGGCTTGTCAGCCTCCGGCCCGGCGCACCTGCGGGCTGCACTCGAAGAGGCTGTCCGCGGCGGGCGGGACACGGACACCGTCGCGGCCATCGCGGGCGGGCTGCTCGGTGCCGCCCACGGCTACACGGCGGTGCCCTTCGAATGGAGGCGGCGCCTGCACGGCTGGCCCGGACTGCGTGCGCGCGACCTCATGATGCTCGGCATGGAGCTGGGCCGCGGCGAGCGCCAGGACTACAGCAGGTGGGACCGCACCGACGCGCTGGTCCAGCACCCGCACGACGACGGCGTCTGGCTGGGCGGCGTCGGGTCCCTGGCGCGGGTGGCCGAGCTGGAGATCGACGCCGTCGTCTCGCTGTGCCGGCTGGGGACCGCGGATGCGCCACCTGTGGCGCCGGAAGACCATGCCACGTTCTGGATCATCGACTCTGATTTTGACGGCGGCAATGCTGATGCGGCGTTCGTGCTGCAGGACGCGGCGGCCGCCGTCGAACGCTTCCGCGCGGAGGGCAAAACGGTACTACTGCACTGCGTCCGGGCAGAGTCCCGGACACCCACCGTGGCGGCCCTATACGGGGCGCGGATGGCTGGGATTACTCCGCTGCAGGCGCTGGCGGATCTGCGGCGGGTGTTGCCTGGGGCGAACCCGAATGCATTGTTCTTGGAGTTGCTAAGGAATGTTCAAACCGCACCATAG